A genomic segment from Meiothermus sp. Pnk-1 encodes:
- the hpaC gene encoding 4-hydroxyphenylacetate 3-monooxygenase reductase subunit: MSAAFKAALARWPSGVTVVAAAWGQERRGMTASSFSSVSLEPPLILVCVDEKAHLLPVLERAGRFAVNLLAEGQERVSAHFAGKPVPDLEPLGADLAIEGALATLYCTVWRLYPGGDHRIVVGKVEEVRLGEGGHPLLYWNRAYRRIE, from the coding sequence CTGAGTGCGGCTTTCAAAGCCGCTCTGGCCCGCTGGCCCAGCGGGGTGACGGTAGTAGCCGCCGCGTGGGGCCAAGAGCGGCGGGGAATGACCGCCAGCAGCTTTAGCAGCGTCAGCCTCGAGCCCCCCTTGATCCTGGTATGCGTGGACGAGAAAGCCCACTTGCTGCCGGTGCTCGAGAGGGCTGGGCGCTTTGCAGTAAACCTCCTGGCGGAGGGGCAGGAGCGGGTCTCGGCCCACTTCGCTGGAAAGCCCGTCCCGGACCTCGAGCCGTTGGGAGCGGACTTAGCCATCGAGGGGGCGTTGGCTACGCTGTACTGCACGGTGTGGCGGCTCTATCCGGGTGGGGATCACCGCATCGTAGTGGGGAAAGTGGAGGAGGTCCGGTTAGGGGAAGGGGGCCATCCCCTGCTCTACTGGAACCGCGCCTATCGCAGGATCGAGTAA
- a CDS encoding fumarylacetoacetate hydrolase family protein produces MKRARFIVKGRLLEGHLQEGLLVDHAGEAHDPERVQWQLPVQPGKVIALALNFAEHADEFGLKRPSEPALFWKPNTTLLPHKGTVIYPRGAKFMHFECELAVILGRNARRVKAKDAMDYVGGYTIANDLVVRDYVSNTFRPPLRGKGWDTFGPLGPYYVTADEVPDPHNLGMRAYVNGELRQEATTRGMIFSIPEVIEFISRFMTLEAGDVILTGTPKGISQVHPGDTMRMEIEGLGALENPIEWESEDAEPVIGEEGDRSLVL; encoded by the coding sequence GTGAAGCGCGCCCGCTTCATCGTCAAAGGCCGCCTGCTCGAGGGCCACCTCCAAGAAGGCCTGCTGGTGGACCACGCCGGAGAGGCCCACGACCCGGAACGGGTGCAATGGCAGCTTCCCGTCCAGCCCGGCAAGGTGATCGCGCTGGCCCTCAACTTCGCCGAGCACGCCGACGAGTTCGGCCTCAAGCGGCCCAGCGAGCCCGCCCTATTCTGGAAACCCAACACCACGCTCTTACCCCACAAGGGCACGGTGATCTACCCCCGGGGGGCCAAGTTCATGCACTTCGAGTGCGAACTGGCGGTGATCCTTGGGCGAAACGCGCGGCGGGTGAAGGCCAAAGACGCCATGGACTACGTCGGCGGCTATACCATCGCCAACGACCTGGTGGTGCGCGACTACGTTTCCAACACCTTCCGCCCACCCCTGCGGGGCAAGGGCTGGGACACCTTCGGGCCGCTGGGCCCCTACTACGTCACCGCCGATGAGGTCCCCGACCCGCACAACCTCGGGATGCGGGCCTACGTCAACGGCGAGTTGCGCCAGGAAGCCACCACCCGGGGCATGATCTTCAGCATCCCCGAGGTGATCGAGTTCATCAGCCGGTTCATGACCCTCGAGGCCGGGGACGTGATCCTCACCGGAACCCCCAAAGGCATCTCCCAGGTGCACCCCGGCGATACCATGCGCATGGAGATCGAGGGGCTGGGGGCGCTGGAGAACCCCATCGAGTGGGAAAGCGAAGACGCCGAGCCGGTCATCGGCGAGGAGGGGGACCGGAGTTTGGTCTTATGA
- the hpaD gene encoding 3,4-dihydroxyphenylacetate 2,3-dioxygenase produces MVTTPNIIRIGHGVFYVTDLERSRRFYVDLLGLNVLHERPGALYLRGVEDREWTLKLEQAPAAGIKHLAYRVATQADLDALVALAEAEGLPWRWESEQDRPRLLRMQDPFGVPVAFYAESQKYPWLLQSYHLHRGPGLQRIDHVNVMSPQVEATMRWYMDRLAFRLSEYTEDDEGRIWAAWIQRRGGVHDLALTNGSGPRLHHFAYWMPDANSILRACDILAGARETDAIERGPGRHGISNAFFLYLRDPDGHRIELYTSDYLTVDPDFEPIRWHLNDPRRQTLWGAKTPRSWFEEGSRMEAFEGGWVEARESALQGLPQHVI; encoded by the coding sequence ATCGTGACGACGCCCAACATCATCCGCATCGGACACGGCGTTTTCTATGTAACCGACCTCGAGCGCTCGAGGCGCTTCTACGTGGACCTGCTGGGGCTCAACGTCCTGCACGAGCGCCCTGGGGCCCTCTACCTGCGCGGGGTGGAAGACCGGGAGTGGACCTTGAAGCTGGAACAGGCTCCAGCAGCAGGGATCAAACACCTGGCCTACCGCGTGGCCACCCAGGCCGACTTGGACGCCCTGGTCGCCCTGGCCGAGGCCGAGGGGCTCCCCTGGCGCTGGGAGAGCGAGCAAGACCGCCCCCGGCTCCTCCGGATGCAAGATCCCTTCGGGGTGCCGGTGGCCTTTTACGCCGAAAGCCAGAAGTACCCCTGGCTGCTGCAAAGCTACCACCTGCACCGGGGGCCCGGCCTCCAGCGGATCGACCACGTCAACGTGATGAGCCCCCAGGTGGAAGCCACCATGCGCTGGTACATGGACCGGCTGGCCTTCCGCCTCTCCGAATACACCGAAGACGACGAGGGGCGCATCTGGGCGGCCTGGATCCAGCGCCGCGGCGGGGTGCACGACCTGGCCCTGACCAACGGAAGCGGGCCAAGGCTGCACCACTTCGCCTACTGGATGCCGGATGCCAATAGCATCCTCAGGGCCTGCGATATCCTGGCCGGGGCCAGGGAGACCGACGCCATCGAGCGCGGGCCGGGCCGACACGGCATCTCCAACGCTTTCTTCCTCTACCTGCGCGACCCCGACGGGCACCGCATCGAGCTGTACACCTCCGATTACCTCACCGTGGACCCCGACTTCGAGCCGATCCGCTGGCACCTCAACGACCCGCGGCGCCAGACCCTGTGGGGCGCCAAGACCCCAAGAAGCTGGTTTGAGGAGGGCAGCCGGATGGAGGCATTCGAAGGGGGCTGGGTCGAGGCCAGGGAATCCGCCCTCCAGGGGCTTCCCCAGCACGTCATCTAA
- a CDS encoding DUF3293 domain-containing protein, which produces MRSEPLAQAYQSAVYRAAGVAFTLSRQPTGEGLFAGQRFAILTAYNPGSQPLSQEENLRRHRLLEREIQRLGLTHTPSLSTSPEGTWAEEGFALFGIGLEQALELGQKFDQRAILWGEGRKVALVWCEDGRPEWFFPLVLKGGNDDPTPSL; this is translated from the coding sequence ATGAGGAGCGAACCCCTGGCCCAAGCCTACCAGAGCGCCGTCTACCGGGCGGCGGGGGTGGCCTTCACCCTGAGCCGGCAGCCTACGGGCGAGGGGCTCTTCGCGGGGCAGCGCTTCGCCATCCTCACCGCCTACAACCCCGGAAGCCAACCCCTATCGCAGGAGGAAAACCTGCGGCGGCACCGGCTGCTCGAGCGCGAAATCCAAAGGCTGGGCCTGACCCACACCCCCAGCCTGAGCACCTCCCCCGAGGGAACCTGGGCCGAGGAGGGGTTTGCCCTATTCGGAATCGGCCTCGAGCAGGCCCTCGAGCTAGGGCAAAAGTTTGACCAGCGGGCAATTTTATGGGGTGAAGGGAGAAAGGTGGCGCTGGTCTGGTGCGAGGACGGAAGGCCCGAGTGGTTTTTCCCCTTAGTGCTGAAGGGAGGAAACGATGACCCCACCCCTAGCCTGTAG
- the hpaE gene encoding 5-carboxymethyl-2-hydroxymuconate semialdehyde dehydrogenase, with the protein MNVAEKTTGISPEFIAQVRRELAATTIPHFIGGEFVAGARGESFESLDPSDNRVLAHVYRGHAEDVDKAARAARAAFDKWRLSARARKKYLLKIAELLEKHADELAVIECLDAGQVLRIVRAQVARAAENFSFYAEWAERAMDGRTYPVDAEWINYTVRVPVGVCGIITPWNAPLMLSTWRIAPALAFGNTVVLKPAEWSPLTAWKLAEVIQEADLPPGVLNVVQGFGEEAGDALVRHPEVPLISFTGETTTGAIITQNSAPYLKRLSLELGGKSPAIIFPDADLDRATDATIFQIYSFNGERCTANSRALVHEGLLEEFVNRVAERAARVKVGHPLDPETEVGPLIHPEHLERVLNYVQIGQEEGARLVVGGERVGSEGNYLSPGLFVGENHMRIAQEEIFGPILTVIPFKDEADALRKANDVKYGLAAYVWTQDVTRAHRLALHLEAGMTWINSHNVRHLPTPFGGVKFSGTHREGGEYSLEFYTELKNIALPLSEHPIPKFGK; encoded by the coding sequence ATGAACGTCGCCGAGAAAACCACAGGCATCAGCCCTGAGTTCATCGCCCAGGTACGGCGGGAACTCGCCGCCACCACCATCCCCCACTTCATCGGGGGGGAGTTCGTGGCGGGGGCTCGAGGGGAGAGCTTCGAAAGCCTCGACCCCTCCGACAACCGGGTGCTGGCCCACGTTTACCGGGGCCACGCCGAGGACGTGGACAAGGCAGCTCGGGCGGCCCGGGCCGCCTTCGACAAGTGGCGGCTCTCCGCCAGAGCGCGCAAAAAGTACCTGCTCAAGATCGCCGAGCTGCTGGAAAAACACGCCGACGAACTAGCCGTGATCGAGTGCCTGGACGCGGGACAAGTGCTGCGGATCGTGCGGGCGCAGGTAGCCAGGGCGGCAGAAAATTTCAGCTTCTACGCGGAGTGGGCCGAGCGAGCGATGGACGGGCGTACCTACCCGGTGGACGCGGAGTGGATCAACTACACCGTGCGGGTGCCGGTAGGGGTCTGCGGGATCATCACCCCCTGGAATGCCCCGCTGATGCTCTCCACCTGGCGCATCGCCCCCGCGTTGGCCTTCGGCAACACGGTGGTGCTGAAACCCGCCGAGTGGTCGCCCCTCACCGCCTGGAAGCTGGCCGAGGTGATCCAGGAGGCCGATCTGCCGCCCGGCGTGCTCAATGTGGTGCAGGGCTTTGGCGAGGAGGCGGGCGACGCCTTGGTGCGCCACCCCGAGGTGCCGCTGATCTCATTCACCGGCGAGACCACCACCGGCGCGATCATCACCCAGAACTCCGCCCCGTACCTCAAGCGGCTTTCCCTCGAGCTCGGGGGTAAATCTCCCGCGATCATCTTTCCGGACGCCGACTTGGATCGGGCCACCGACGCCACCATCTTCCAGATCTATAGCTTCAACGGCGAGCGCTGCACGGCGAACTCCCGCGCCTTGGTGCACGAGGGCCTCCTGGAGGAGTTCGTCAACCGGGTAGCCGAGCGGGCGGCGCGGGTGAAAGTAGGCCACCCCCTCGACCCGGAGACCGAGGTGGGGCCCCTGATTCACCCGGAGCATCTGGAGCGGGTGCTGAACTACGTGCAGATCGGCCAGGAGGAGGGCGCCCGGCTGGTGGTGGGCGGGGAGCGGGTGGGCAGCGAGGGTAACTACCTCTCCCCTGGCCTCTTCGTGGGCGAAAACCACATGCGCATCGCCCAGGAGGAGATTTTCGGCCCGATCCTGACGGTGATTCCCTTCAAAGACGAAGCCGACGCCCTACGCAAAGCCAACGACGTGAAGTACGGGCTGGCCGCTTACGTTTGGACCCAGGACGTGACCCGGGCGCACCGCCTGGCGCTGCACCTGGAGGCGGGCATGACCTGGATCAACTCGCACAACGTCCGGCACCTGCCCACCCCCTTCGGAGGGGTGAAGTTCTCGGGGACCCACCGCGAGGGAGGAGAATACAGCCTGGAGTTCTACACCGAGCTCAAGAACATCGCTCTGCCCCTCAGTGAACACCCCATCCCCAAATTCGGGAAATAG
- the hpaB gene encoding 4-hydroxyphenylacetate 3-monooxygenase, oxygenase component, which translates to MARTGKQYLEALQQNPPNLWYKGEKVEDPTTHPVFKGITHTLARMYDMQHDPRYRDTLTYEERGKRYAMSLLPARTREDLSRRSAAYKLWADTHLGMMGRSPDYLNAVLMAYEASAEFFGEFADNVRNYVQYVRENDLATTHCLTNPQVNRAKGTTEQPDPYIPVGVVKQTDGGIVVRGARMLSTLPTADELLVFPSTLLKEGPGADKYAVAFAIPTNTPGLHFISREALAEEGSGYDHPLSSRLEEMDCLTVFDEVFVPWERVFILGDLARCNNAYAETGALMHMAHQVVVLKNAKTEAFLGLVSLIAEAIGADAFPHVQEKIAEVIVYLEAMKGFWARAERDAKPNRYGLICPDRGAIDGARNLFPRLYPRLREIVEQVSASGLITLPSEADFDSPVGPYLEKYLQSATLPAHQRVQLFRLAWDMTLSGFGARQELYERFFFGDPVRMYQTLFGVYDKEPYKQRIREFLGWARTPKPEAVAGD; encoded by the coding sequence ATGGCACGCACCGGCAAGCAGTACCTCGAGGCCCTACAGCAGAACCCGCCCAACCTCTGGTACAAGGGAGAAAAGGTCGAAGACCCTACTACCCATCCCGTCTTCAAGGGAATCACCCACACCTTGGCCCGCATGTACGACATGCAGCACGACCCGCGCTACCGCGACACCCTGACCTACGAGGAACGGGGGAAGCGCTACGCGATGAGCCTGCTCCCGGCCCGGACTAGGGAGGACCTCTCCCGCCGCAGCGCGGCCTACAAGCTGTGGGCCGATACCCACCTGGGCATGATGGGGCGCAGCCCCGATTACCTCAACGCGGTGCTGATGGCCTATGAAGCCAGCGCCGAGTTCTTCGGGGAGTTCGCCGACAACGTGCGGAACTATGTTCAGTACGTGCGCGAAAACGACCTCGCCACCACCCACTGCCTCACCAACCCCCAGGTGAACCGGGCCAAGGGCACTACCGAGCAACCCGATCCTTATATCCCGGTGGGCGTGGTGAAGCAGACCGACGGGGGCATCGTGGTGCGGGGGGCGCGGATGCTCTCCACGCTGCCCACGGCGGATGAGCTTTTGGTCTTCCCCTCTACCCTGCTCAAGGAGGGGCCGGGGGCCGACAAGTACGCGGTGGCCTTCGCCATCCCCACCAACACCCCGGGGCTACACTTCATCAGCCGCGAGGCGCTGGCGGAGGAGGGTTCAGGGTATGACCATCCGCTTTCCAGCCGCCTCGAGGAGATGGACTGCCTGACCGTCTTCGACGAGGTGTTTGTACCCTGGGAGCGGGTGTTCATTCTGGGCGACCTGGCCAGGTGCAACAACGCCTACGCCGAGACCGGGGCGCTCATGCACATGGCCCACCAGGTAGTGGTGCTCAAAAACGCCAAGACCGAAGCCTTCTTGGGCCTGGTGAGCCTGATCGCCGAGGCCATCGGGGCCGACGCCTTCCCCCACGTGCAGGAGAAGATCGCCGAGGTCATCGTCTACCTCGAGGCCATGAAGGGCTTCTGGGCTCGGGCTGAACGCGACGCCAAGCCCAACAGGTATGGTCTAATCTGCCCCGACCGAGGGGCCATCGACGGGGCGCGGAACCTCTTCCCCCGCCTGTACCCGCGCCTCCGGGAGATCGTGGAGCAAGTCAGCGCCTCCGGGCTCATCACCCTGCCCTCCGAGGCCGATTTTGACTCGCCCGTGGGGCCGTATCTGGAGAAGTATCTCCAGTCTGCCACCCTACCCGCCCACCAGCGGGTGCAGCTCTTCCGGCTGGCCTGGGACATGACCCTCTCGGGCTTCGGGGCGCGGCAGGAGCTATACGAACGCTTCTTCTTCGGCGATCCGGTGCGCATGTACCAGACCCTCTTCGGCGTCTACGACAAGGAGCCCTACAAACAGCGCATCCGCGAGTTTTTGGGCTGGGCCCGCACGCCCAAGCCCGAGGCAGTGGCGGGGGACTGA
- a CDS encoding 3-hydroxyacyl-CoA dehydrogenase, with product MRETQMQREAKMGREMVAILGAGTMGRGIAQVAAQAGHPVWLYDPSQEALERAKAEIAADLSRQAERGRLRENPEAILERIQTAHELSGQMAEAAWVIEAAPERLELKQTLLAQAAQIAPAAILATNTSTLSVSAIAAACPQPERVIGLHFFNPAPRMRLVEVIPGLRTAPEVVHKALELARSWGKEPVQAADMPGFLVNRVARPFYGEALRLYGEGIPKEHIDWIAKGLGFPMGPFELMDLIGLDVNLAASRSVYEGFFGEPRYRPHPLQAQRVAAGMLGRKSGVGWYTYPPGPPPLPEAPSANLEQAPTAFIVGPHPLAQSLRQRYRHTEEPAQADFILDCRVKLERKGNLPERLPVVTLVWGHSASAAAEAYPDRPVAGFSLVPPLSEGNIAEVYAPISGENAAVRLAQRYFQAHGHRVLELPDQPGGVGFRILALLINEAVSAVAEGLATPADLDRAMRLGTGYPRGPLEWAEAIWLKPVLRALEGLHGELGEDRYRPHPLLQRMVATGSESFSGRHWNSSVQGGNP from the coding sequence GTGCGTGAAACCCAAATGCAACGAGAGGCCAAGATGGGGCGAGAAATGGTCGCCATTTTAGGTGCGGGCACGATGGGTCGGGGCATCGCCCAGGTCGCAGCGCAGGCCGGGCACCCGGTCTGGCTTTACGATCCCAGCCAAGAGGCGCTCGAGCGGGCTAAAGCCGAGATCGCCGCGGACCTGAGCCGGCAGGCTGAACGCGGGCGGCTGCGCGAGAACCCCGAAGCCATCCTCGAGCGGATCCAAACCGCGCATGAGCTGAGCGGGCAGATGGCCGAGGCGGCTTGGGTGATCGAGGCCGCCCCGGAACGCCTCGAGCTCAAACAGACCCTCCTGGCCCAGGCCGCACAGATAGCTCCAGCGGCCATTCTGGCCACCAACACCTCCACCCTCTCGGTCTCGGCGATCGCCGCCGCTTGCCCCCAACCGGAGCGGGTCATCGGGTTGCATTTTTTCAACCCGGCTCCGCGGATGCGGTTGGTAGAGGTGATCCCCGGCCTGCGCACCGCGCCCGAGGTGGTCCACAAGGCCCTCGAGCTGGCCCGAAGCTGGGGCAAGGAGCCGGTACAAGCAGCGGATATGCCGGGCTTTTTGGTCAACCGGGTGGCCCGGCCCTTCTACGGCGAGGCGCTGCGACTATACGGGGAAGGGATCCCCAAAGAGCACATCGACTGGATCGCCAAGGGTCTGGGGTTTCCCATGGGGCCCTTCGAGCTGATGGACCTGATCGGGTTGGATGTGAACCTGGCCGCCAGCCGCTCGGTGTACGAGGGCTTCTTCGGCGAGCCGCGCTACCGGCCCCACCCCTTGCAGGCCCAGCGGGTCGCGGCGGGCATGTTGGGGCGCAAGAGCGGCGTAGGGTGGTACACCTACCCGCCGGGCCCGCCCCCCCTGCCTGAGGCCCCATCCGCAAACCTCGAGCAAGCCCCCACCGCCTTCATCGTGGGGCCGCATCCGCTGGCTCAGTCCTTGCGGCAGCGCTACCGCCATACCGAGGAGCCAGCCCAAGCCGATTTCATCCTCGACTGTCGGGTGAAGCTCGAGCGCAAGGGAAACCTCCCCGAGCGCCTACCGGTGGTCACGCTGGTCTGGGGACACTCGGCGAGCGCAGCCGCAGAGGCCTATCCCGACCGCCCGGTAGCGGGGTTCAGCCTGGTACCCCCTCTGTCCGAGGGGAATATCGCCGAAGTCTATGCCCCCATCTCGGGGGAAAATGCGGCAGTAAGGCTGGCCCAGCGCTACTTCCAGGCTCACGGCCACCGTGTGCTCGAGCTTCCCGACCAGCCCGGCGGGGTGGGGTTTCGCATCCTGGCCTTGCTGATCAACGAAGCGGTCTCGGCGGTGGCGGAGGGGCTGGCGACCCCAGCCGACCTCGACCGGGCGATGCGGCTTGGCACCGGGTACCCCCGGGGCCCTTTAGAATGGGCCGAGGCCATCTGGCTCAAGCCGGTGCTGCGTGCTCTGGAAGGCCTACACGGCGAATTGGGCGAAGACCGCTATCGGCCACATCCGCTGCTACAGCGAATGGTCGCGACCGGCAGCGAATCCTTTAGCGGCAGGCACTGGAACTCTTCGGTGCAAGGAGGCAATCCATGA